The DNA window ACAAGCGGTCGTTGAAGCCTTGATGGAAACTATTACAGAAAAGGGCACAATCATTATGCCCGCACAGTCTGCGGACAACTCAGACCCTATCAACTGGATGCAGCCACCAGTTCCTGAAAATTGGCACCAATCGATTCGTGAGCACCTCCCTGCTTTTGATCCTCACTTAAGTGGACTGCGTGGTATGGGAAAAATTGCGGAATGCTTTCATCGACAGCCTAACACCATCCGAAGCCCACACCCTTCTCATTCGTTTATGGCTTGGGGAAACCATGCCAGCGATTGGATGAGCGAGCAACCCATTGATGATTCTTTCGGTGAAAAATCACCATTAGCAAAAATGCTGAAGGCCAAGGTCAAAATCCTGCTGATTGGTGTTGGTTTTGATTCGTGTACCGCTCTTCACTATGCTGAATTTGTTCAAGAAAATCGGTCGACATCACCACAAGGAGCCGCTATGATGCAAAATGGGGAACGCATTTGGCAAACCTATGATTGTGTCGATATGGATTCAGAGCGTTTTCCAGAAATCGCTAAAGATTTTACCGGAAACATTTCCAAAGGAGTTTTAGGCCAAGCGGAAACACAAATCGTCGATATGAACGAGCTTATTGAATTTGGAATCGAATGGATCAAGGAACATCCTACAGCACAAAACATAGAAAATGCCAGCACTCTTTGAGCAGCTGGCGTTTTTCATGGCGTAATAACTTCAGATAATAGCCTTTCTAAACGATTATTGTCCTTATTGAATGAATCAACAAAAGCATTAATAATCTCTGCAGGTTCTATTGCTTTATCCCACTCTAATTGGTAACCCGCATTTAATAGCAGCTGCCGTGCAAATTCACGAATACTACGCCCATTTCCTTCTCGGAAAGGATGCAAAGCATTTAGTTCCGACAAAAAATAAGCAAGCCTACTAATTAACTGTTCTCGTGACAACTTCTTTAAATAATTTTCAGCTGCTAATTCACTAAAAATTTTCAGCAATTGTGCTTCGATATGTTTAGGATGAGCAAAAGAAGAAGATCCTTTAGAAATCATTTCCTGTCTCAATTCTCCAGCAAAAGGATAGACATCTTGAAGAATAGATTGATGAATGGCTAAGTAAGCTTTAACGTCTAAGGGATCTGCTGTCTTTTTTAACTGCAGCTCTGCCAGACGAAACAACGAATAGACTTTTTCAAGATCTTTCAGCTTTTCTTCATCTTCCACATCAAACAAATTGATCAACACGTCCGTGCCAGGGTAACAATACATTGAAGTATGTTGATATTTAGACATTAAACTTCCTTTTGATGGCCTGATGAAATTGTGCTTCCGTCCGTTCACCAGTTAGTACCGACCGAACAAAATTCTCATCCTCACTTGTCACATCAAATCCTTCAGTAATTAAAGAATGTGAAGCATAAGAAATTGCATGGTTGGCTTGTTCATGGGAAACTCGGTTTGCTAAATTCGTCAACGGGATGACCACCTTTCATGTAGGAATTATACCATTTTCCAAACATTTTTTCTATCATCACCCCTTGTTCTATCAAGGTTTTTAAAGATTTTTCTATATTGAATGCCATTAAAAAAACCCGGATGCATCTGCATCCGGGTCGGTTTAAACTTGTTGTTTCAATTCTTCATTTTCTTCGGCAGTAAAAGCTCTCGATCTCGTTAAAAACCGCTTACCTTCTACTCCTTCGAGTGAAAACATTCCACCGCGTCCTGGCACAACGTCAATAATCAATTGTGTATGACTCCAATAGTCAAATTGGTTTTTGTGCATATAGAATTCACTGTCTGCTATAACTCCCATTAAAATGTCTTGCTCTCCGACAAATAAGTCGCCTTTCGGATAACACATTGGGGAGCTACCATCACAGCATCCTCCGGATTGATGGAACATGACTGGACCATGCTTTTCCTTCAGCAATTCGATCAATTCAATAGCAGCATCTGTCGCAATTACGCGTTCGACCATTGCTATCCCTACTTTCTGGTAGTCTTTAGACTACGTTAGATCAAAAGAATCCTTGCTTGTCTTCGCTATAGCTAACTAACATATTTTTTGTTTGTTGGTAGTGATTAAGCATCATCAGATGGTTTTCACGACCAAAGCCAGACATTTTGTATCCACCAAACGCTGCATGAGCTGGATATTGGTGATAACAGTTTGTCCATACTCGTCCTGCTTGGATGCCGCGCCCGAAGCGATAAGCTGTATTCGTATCACGTGTCCAGATTCCTGACCCCAATCCGTACAACGTATCGTTAGCGATTTCAAGCGCTTCTTCTTTTGTTTTAAATGTTGTTACAGAAACAACTGGACCAAAAATTTCTTCTTGGAAAACACGCATCTTATTATGTCCTTTAAAGACTGTTGGCTGGATATAGTAACCTTCTGCTAGATCGCCTTCTAAATGGTTGCGATCGCCGCCTGCAAGAACTTCAGCACCTTCTTGTTTACCGATATCCAAGTAGGATTGAATTTTCTCCATTTGCTCTGTAGAAGCTTGTGCACCCATCATCGTTTCTGGGTCAAGCGGGTTTCCAAGTTTAATAGCAGCAACACGTTTTAATACCCGTTCCATAAATTCATCGTAAATATCTTCTTGGATCAATGCACGCGATGGACATGTACATACTTCACCTTGGTTTAAAGCGAACATAACAAAACCTTCAACTGCTTTATCTAGGAAAGCATCGTCCGCATCCATTACGTCTTTAAAGAAGATGTTTGGCGATTTCCCACCTAATTCTAAAGTAACTGGGATTAAGTTTTGAGATGCGTACTGCATGATCATACGACCAGTAGTCGTTTCACCTGTAAATGCTATTTTGCTAATGCGCGGGCTCGAAGCAAGTGGTTTCCCTGTTTCAAGACCAAAGCCATTTACAATATTTAATACGCCTGGAGGTAAAATATCGCCGATTAACTCAGCTAATACAAGAATACTTGCCGGCGTTTGCTCAGCTGGTTTTAATACAACACAATTTCCTGCAGCCAGTGCTGGAGCTAGTTTCCAAACTGCCATTAAAATAGGGAAGTTCCAAGGAATGATTTGACCAACAACGCCAAGTGGCTCGTGGAAATGATATGCTACAGTATCGTTGTCAATCTGGCTTAGCGACCCTTCTTGCGCTCGAATTGCCCCTGCAAAATAACGGAAATGATCGATTGCTAGTGGTAAATCCGCATTAAGCGTCTCACGCACTGCTTTACCGTTATCCCATGTTTCCGCAACTGCTAGCATTTCTAAGTTCTGTTCCATACGATCTGCAATTTTCAATAAAGCATTTGCACGTTCAGTAACAGACGTTTTCCCCCACGCCTCTTTAGCTGCATGTGCTGCATCAAGTGCTAGTTCTACATCTTCTGCAGTTGAGCGTGCAATTTCAGTGAATTTCTTACCTGTAACTGGTGAAACGTTATCAAAATATTGTCCTTTGACGGGTGCTTTCCATTCTCCATTTATAAAGTTTTCATACTTATCTTTAAAATTTACTTTTGAACCTTCTGTATTAGGTACTGCATAGACCATTCCTATCTCTCCCCTTAGTTCTTATTGCTGTTATGTATACGCTTACATAATTCCACTTACCCCATTGCGTAGTAATAACAGCTTCCTCTCTATATTGTCAAACTAATCTAAAAATTGCAACTGTAAAACATCAAAACTTTTTATCCTCCTTGCGCTTCATGTATAATAAGAGCGAGTCTAGGAAATACGGAACTGAGAGGAATTTATTATGCGAATCAATAAGTTTTTAAGTGAGACAGGAATTACTTCACGACGTGGGGCTGATAAGTTTATCGAAGCAGGTCGTGTAACGATCAACGGAAAATTAGCCGAACTTGGAAGCAAGGTCGAATCTAATGATGAAGTAAAAGTCGATGGAAAAATTATCGAGCAACCAAAGCAACAATATGTTTACTTGGCATTAAATAAACCGGTAGGCATTACAAGCACAACAGAACGTCATATCGAAGGAAATATCGTCGATTTTGTTAATCATCCTGAACGCATCTTCCATATAGGACGCTTGGACAAAGATTCCGAAGGACTGATCCTATTAACTAATGATGGTGATATCGTCAACGAAATTTTAAGGGTTGAAAACGAACACGAAAAGGAATACATCGTTAAAGTAGATATGCCAATTACTGAATCCTTCCTATCTAAAATGGAAGAAGGTGTTGAAATTCTCGGTACGAAAACACTTCCAGCTAAAGCTGAAAAGTTATCTAATTACACATTCAAACTCACGTTGCGTCAAGGTTTAAATCGTCAAATTCGTCGCATGTGTTCAGCACTTGGGTACGAAGTTCGGAATTTACAAAGAGTCCGCATTATCAACATCGTTTTAGAAGATTTGCCTGTTGGACAATGGCGTGATTTGACCGAAGCTGAACGCAACGAGCTATTTAATCAACTCAATTACACACCAAAACGCTGAGGAGGACATTAATATGTTAACCATGAAAAGCACACCTAACCATACAGGTGTTAAAATTAGCGGCGATTATTTTGATTTAGATGAGCTAAACTTAGCAATCTACAAAATGATTGGTCAAGAAGATCAGTATTATGGTTACGAAGGATCACGTATGAGAATTCTTGGCATTTCTTATGAAATCCGTCATGCTGCTCAAGGTGATCGCAACATAGACTTTGTTTTCAATGGTTTACACGAACATACAATGAAACAACACGAATTAATCGCTCCTGATAAAAATATTTATTTTTCTACCGAAGTGTTATGGCCAGAAATAATTTACGCAGCAATCGCGCTAAAAGATTTCGTTTCCTTTTATCAAAAAGACAAAGAATTTCCGTTTTGGGACGTTCACTTACCAGTTATTCTTCGCTTTCAATCGTTAGTCCTTGACTGCTTGCAAGGACATGTTTCCGAAGAAGAATTTGCGACAATCTTAAGAGCTTTTAACCAACCGGGCACAGTAAATGATTACGCTATTCAATACGTAGACTTATTAAATCTAAAATACATTGGCATGACTAAGAAACAACGCGAACAAAGCCTATCGACAATTGCCATGAAAATCGCAGTACAAGACCAAGATTACACAGCATTCCGCAAACAAGTAATCGCAGCCGCTTCTCCACACAAAAAACCAATACACGAAATATCCATAAAAGCCGAATACCCAGAAAACTTTGAATGGTGAATAGAAAAGTGAAAGTGCCTGTTCAGCTCCGACAGGCATAAGGCAGACCAGCAGTGTGGCGTCC is part of the Planococcus sp. PAMC 21323 genome and encodes:
- a CDS encoding DUF779 domain-containing protein encodes the protein MVERVIATDAAIELIELLKEKHGPVMFHQSGGCCDGSSPMCYPKGDLFVGEQDILMGVIADSEFYMHKNQFDYWSHTQLIIDVVPGRGGMFSLEGVEGKRFLTRSRAFTAEENEELKQQV
- a CDS encoding Fic/DOC family protein, which codes for MSKYQHTSMYCYPGTDVLINLFDVEDEEKLKDLEKVYSLFRLAELQLKKTADPLDVKAYLAIHQSILQDVYPFAGELRQEMISKGSSSFAHPKHIEAQLLKIFSELAAENYLKKLSREQLISRLAYFLSELNALHPFREGNGRSIREFARQLLLNAGYQLEWDKAIEPAEIINAFVDSFNKDNNRLERLLSEVITP
- a CDS encoding aminoglycoside N(3)-acetyltransferase, coding for MSELLNILNTPEFQSKTTLMHQLHNHGIVAGDQVMVHSSLKSMGWIAGGAQAVVEALMETITEKGTIIMPAQSADNSDPINWMQPPVPENWHQSIREHLPAFDPHLSGLRGMGKIAECFHRQPNTIRSPHPSHSFMAWGNHASDWMSEQPIDDSFGEKSPLAKMLKAKVKILLIGVGFDSCTALHYAEFVQENRSTSPQGAAMMQNGERIWQTYDCVDMDSERFPEIAKDFTGNISKGVLGQAETQIVDMNELIEFGIEWIKEHPTAQNIENASTL
- the adh gene encoding aldehyde dehydrogenase; translation: MVYAVPNTEGSKVNFKDKYENFINGEWKAPVKGQYFDNVSPVTGKKFTEIARSTAEDVELALDAAHAAKEAWGKTSVTERANALLKIADRMEQNLEMLAVAETWDNGKAVRETLNADLPLAIDHFRYFAGAIRAQEGSLSQIDNDTVAYHFHEPLGVVGQIIPWNFPILMAVWKLAPALAAGNCVVLKPAEQTPASILVLAELIGDILPPGVLNIVNGFGLETGKPLASSPRISKIAFTGETTTGRMIMQYASQNLIPVTLELGGKSPNIFFKDVMDADDAFLDKAVEGFVMFALNQGEVCTCPSRALIQEDIYDEFMERVLKRVAAIKLGNPLDPETMMGAQASTEQMEKIQSYLDIGKQEGAEVLAGGDRNHLEGDLAEGYYIQPTVFKGHNKMRVFQEEIFGPVVSVTTFKTKEEALEIANDTLYGLGSGIWTRDTNTAYRFGRGIQAGRVWTNCYHQYPAHAAFGGYKMSGFGRENHLMMLNHYQQTKNMLVSYSEDKQGFF
- the rluF gene encoding 23S rRNA pseudouridine(2604) synthase RluF, giving the protein MRINKFLSETGITSRRGADKFIEAGRVTINGKLAELGSKVESNDEVKVDGKIIEQPKQQYVYLALNKPVGITSTTERHIEGNIVDFVNHPERIFHIGRLDKDSEGLILLTNDGDIVNEILRVENEHEKEYIVKVDMPITESFLSKMEEGVEILGTKTLPAKAEKLSNYTFKLTLRQGLNRQIRRMCSALGYEVRNLQRVRIINIVLEDLPVGQWRDLTEAERNELFNQLNYTPKR
- a CDS encoding DUF6904 family protein, yielding MLTMKSTPNHTGVKISGDYFDLDELNLAIYKMIGQEDQYYGYEGSRMRILGISYEIRHAAQGDRNIDFVFNGLHEHTMKQHELIAPDKNIYFSTEVLWPEIIYAAIALKDFVSFYQKDKEFPFWDVHLPVILRFQSLVLDCLQGHVSEEEFATILRAFNQPGTVNDYAIQYVDLLNLKYIGMTKKQREQSLSTIAMKIAVQDQDYTAFRKQVIAAASPHKKPIHEISIKAEYPENFEW